The genome window TGAAATTCTACCGTTTCTTTAAAATACAATATCGAATCAAGTGCACACCTGTGAAGTTGGATGGAACCGTGGCTCTGCCACTCCAACACTCTAACAGGTGTGTTTTTTGTTAAAGGAGAAGCTATGTTAGATATTAAACGGATTCGTACAGACTTTGATACGGTTGCTAAAAAATTGGCAACACGTGGCGTAGATGCAGCTATTTTGAATGAAATGAAAGAAATCGATGCCAAACGTCGAGATATCTTAGTCAAAGTAGAAAATCTTAAAGCAGAGCGTAACACTGTATCTGCTGAAATCGCACAAGCTAAACGCAACAAGGAAAATGCAGATGATAAGATTGCTGCCATGCAAACCCTCTCTGCAGAAGTCAAAGCATTGGATACAGAATTGGCTGAAATCGATGCCAAATTAACTGAATTCACTACTACCCTTCCAAATATCCCTGCTGATAGTGTCCCTGTTGGAGCAGATGAGGATGACAACGTTGAAGTTCGCCGTTGGGGAACTCCTCGCGAGTTTGACTTCGAACCAAAAGCTCACTGGGATTTAGGTGAAGACCTTGATATCCTTGACTGGGAACGCGGGGCTAAAGTTACTGGTGCTCGTTTCCTCTTTTACAAAGGACTTGGAGCTCGCTTAGAACGCGCTATCTACAACTTCATGTTGGACGAACATGGCAAGGAAGGCTACACTGAAGTCATCCCTCCTTACATGGTCAACCATGATTCTATGTTTGGTACTGGACAATATCCAAAATTCAAGGAAGATACTTTTGAACTTAGCGATACCAATTACGTCCTCATTCCAACAGCCGAAGTTCCTTTGACAAACTACTACCGCGATGAAATTCTTGATGGGAAAGACCTTCCAATCTACTTCACCGCTATGAGTCCATCTTTCCGTTCAGAAGCTGGTTCTGCTGGTCGTGATACTCGTGGCTTGATCCGGTTGCACCAATTCCATAAGGTTGAAATGGTGAAATTTGCCAAACCAGAAGAATCATACGATGAATTGGAAAAAATGGTTGTCAATGCTGAAAATATCCTTCAAAAACTGAACCTTCCATACCGTGTGGTAGCTCTCTCCACTGGAGACATGGGCTTCTCAGCTGCTAAGACTTATGACTTGGAAGTATGGATTCCGGCGCAAAACACCTACCGTGAAATCTCAAGCTGTTCCAATACAGAAGATTTCCAAGCTCGCCGTGCGCAAATCCGTTACCGTGATGAAGCAGATGGCAAGGTAAAACTCCTTCACACTTTGAACGGTTCTGGGTTGGCTGTTGGACGTACCGTCGCTGCTATTCTTGAAAACTATCAAAACGAAGACGGTTCTGTGACTATTCCAGAAGTCCTCCGTCCATACATGGGTGGCGCTGAAGTCATCGCACCAAAATAAAGTTTAAAAAAACTGAGTCTTGCAAATTGCAAGCTCAGTTTTTTAATATTTACGAAAACGTTGGTAGCGTTGCTCTAAAAGATCCTCCAGAGGTACGGCTTGTAAAACCTTTAACTCTTCCTGTAATTCCTTCTTCACTTGAGCCAGTAGTTCACCATTTGAAAATCCATGCTCTGGAATCACCTTATCGACAATGTCCATATTTAACAACTCGTGAGAAGTAATCTTCATCAACTCTGCTGCTTCCATGGCACGGCTTCCATCTTTCCAAAGAATAGAGGCAAAACCTTCTGGACTCAAGACTGCATAGATGGAGTTTTCTAGCATCCAGACCTTATCTGCTACAGCCAGAGCCAAGGCCCCACCAGAGCCACCTTCTCCGATGATAATCGCGATAATTGGAACTTTTAAATCACTCATTTCCATGAGGTTGCGGGCAATAGCTTCACCTTGTCCTCGTTCCTCGGCACCAACACCAGGATAAGCACCCGCTGTATTGATAAAGGTCACAACTGGACGGCCAAACTTCTCCGCTTGCTTCATGAGGCGTAAAGCTTTTCGATAGCCTTCTGGATGTGGTTGTCCAAAATTACGTTTTAGATTATCCTGAAGATTTTTTCCTTTTTGGATCCCAACGACTGTAACCGTTTGATCGCCTAAGCGTCCAATCCCACCAATCACCGCACCATCATCACGGAAGTTTCGATCTCCATGCAATTCGATAAAATCATCAAAAATTCCTTGAGCAAAATCAAGAGCAGTCAATCTTCCTTGGTCACGTGCTTCTTTAATAATCTGTGTTATTTTACTCATGTTTACCTCCATGAAGGGCCAATAATTGTCCAACTGTTGCTCGGATTTGGCTTCTCTCCACGATCAAGTCTACAAATCCATGTTCTTGTAGAAATTCTGCTTTTTGGAAATCATCTGGCAATTTTTCACGCACAGTTGATTCGATCACGCGACGACCGGCAAACCCGACCAAGGCCTGACTCTCTGCCATGATAATATCACCTTCCATAGCAAATGAGGCTGTCACCCCACCAGTTGTCGGATCTGTCAATACTGTCAAATAGAATAATTTTTCTTTAGAATGATGTTGAACAGCCGCAGAAATCTTTGCCATTTGCATCAAACTCACGATTCCTTCTTGCATCCGAGCACCACCGGAAGCGGTAAAGAGAACAACTGGCAATTTTTCTTTTGTCGCAAATTCAAATAAACGAGTAATTTTTTCACCTACTACAGAACCCATTGAAGCCATGATAAAGTTGGAATCCATGATCCCAAGCGCAACTTTTTGCCCTTTAATCAAGGCAGTGCCAGTCAGGACTGCTTCATCCAGTCCTGTCATTTCCCTCACTGCTGCTAGTTTTTTCTTATAATTTGGGAAATTCAAAGGATCTGTCGTTTCGATTCCTGTAAACATTTCTTCAAAGCTAGCTGGATCCACTGTCAGCGCCAAGCGTTCTTTAGCAGAAATACGGAAGGTATAGCCACAGTTTGGGCATACCCGTTCACTACCTAAATCCTTTTGGTAAATGGTATGTTTACAACCTGGGCATTGTGAAAATAGTTCATCAGGAACTTCAGGTTTTGGCTGAGGCTCCTTCCAGGCTGACCTATTCGGATTGATCCGAATATATTTATCTTTTTTAGAAAATAATGCCATTACTTACTCCTTATAATATGCTACAGTATCTGCAGCATTACTATAAAAGCCCGAAACTGTGAAGATGATGTTCATACTCCCCTCACAAGTCCAGGCTTTTTCATCATTCCTTATTATAATTTGGAAGGAATTGTTCCATCAAAAATGCAGTGTCATAATCACCAGCGATCACATGTGAATCTGAAATCAAATCCAACTGGAAACTGCTATTGGTTGTGACACCATCGATTTCCAACTCATAAAGAGCACGCTGCATTTTCATCAGTGCATCAAAGCGATTTTCCCCATGGACAATGATCTTGGCAATCATACTATCATAGTATGGTGGAATCGTATAACCAGGATACACAGCAGAATCCACACGCAAGCCAACCCCACCACTTGGAAGATAGAGATTAGTGATCTTACCTGGGCTTGGTGCAAAGTTAAAGGAAGGATTTTCCGCATTGATCCGGCATTCAATCGCATGGCCTTTAATGACAATATCCTCTTGAGTAACGGATAATTCTTGGCCAGCTGCGATTTTAATCTGTTCCTTAACGATATCAACTCCTGTTACAAATTCCGTGACAGGATGCTCTACTTGGACACGGGTATTCATTTCCATAAAGTAGAACTCACCCTTGCCTTCATCATACAAGAATTCAATCGTTCCAGCATTCTCGTACCCAACTGATTCAGCTGCACGAACAGCTGCAGAACCAATCCGATCACGAAGCGTTTTTCCAATAGCAATCGAAGGGGATTCTTCTAGAACTTTTTGGTTATTTCGTTGAAGAGAACAATCGCGTTCACCTAAGTGAATGACATGTCCATGCTGATCCGCTAAAATCTGTACTTCAATGTGGCGTGCCGGATAAATCACCCGCTCCATATACATGGCACCATTCCCAAAAGCAGCTTGAGCTTCTGAGGAAGCAGATTCAAAAGCAGCAACCAAATCTTCTGGTTTTTCAACCTTCCGAATTCCCTTGCCACCGCCTCCTGCAGATGCTTTCAACATCACAGGGTAACCAATACGCTCTGCAATCTCGAGTGCTTCTTCAGCAGTATACACTTCACCATCTGATCCAGGAATAACAGGCACTCCTGCTTTGATCATCTGTTTACGAGCATTAATCTTATCCCCCATCAAATCCATGACTTTAGCAGAAGGACCAATAAATTTAATGCCCACTTCCTCACACATGGTTGCAAATTTTGAGTTTTCACTTAAAAATCCAAAACCAGGGTGGATAGCTTCTGCACCTGTTAAGACAGCTGCAGACAAGACAGCACTCATATTCAAATAAGATTCTGTTGATTTAGCAGGGCCAATACAGACTGCTTCATCCGCTAGTAAGGTATGCAAGGCTTCTTTATCAGCAGTAGAATACACCGCAACCGTCTCGATGCCAAGTTCACGAGCCGCACGAATAATGCGCACTGCAATCTCACCACGATTGGCGATTAAGATCTTACGAAACATAGATAGGCCTTTCTTAATTTCCAATTGCAAAAGTAAGTGTTCCTGAAGCTGCAAGCTTACCGTCTACCTCTGCTTTCGCTTCAACAACAGCAATGGTTCCACGACGTTTGACAAAAGTAGCTGTCATCACCAGTTGATCTCCTGGAACGACTTGTTTTTTAAACTTCACCTTGTCCATCCCTGCATAAAAGACTAATTTCCCTTTATTTTCAGGTTTTGACAACTCTAGTACACCTGCTGTTTGTGCCAAAGCTTCCATGATAAGAACACCTGGCATAACAGGATATTGTGGAAAATGTCCATTAAAAAATGGTTCATTAATTGTCACATTTTTAATGGCAACAATCGTATCTTCGCTTGTTTCCAATACGCGATCCACCAAAAGCATTGGGTAACGATGTGGCAAAGCCTCACGAATAGCATTAATATCAATTGTCATTTGATTCGAACCAATCCTTTTCCAAATTCAACCATTTCTTCATTCGTTACCAAAATTTCAGTGACTACCCCATCTTTAGGCGCTGGGACTTCATTCATCACTTTCATGGCTTCGATAATCAAGAGTGTTTGACCCTTAGTAACTTTGTCTCCTACAGATACAAAGGCTGGTTTATCCGGAGCTGGCGACAAGTAAGCCACCCCAACCAATGGACTTTCAACCACATCACCTTCTGCAGCCTGAGCTGGAGCAGCAACTGGTTCAGCCGCTACAGCTGGAGTTGCTGGTGCTTCAACAACAGGGGCTACTACAGGAGTTTGAGGAGTTGCTACCACTTCAACTGCAGGAGCAACCGGTGTAGCCGCAACTGAACTCGTTTGGTTTTTACTCAAATTCAATTCTTCGCCATTATTTTTATATGAGAATTCACGCAAAGTTGACGCATCAAATTGAGCCAACAAATCTTTGATTTCAGAAATATTCATGAATTAACCCTCCCAACGTTTAAAGGCCAGAACAGCATTGTGTCCTCCAAAACCAAAGGTATTTGAGATAGCGTACTGAATATCCGCTTCTTGACCTTCACCATAAACAACGTTTGCTTCGATATAGTCAGACAATTCTTTAGTACCAGCAGTTTTTGGTACAAAGCTGTGACGAATCGCTTCGATGGTAGCAATCGCTTCAACCGCACCAGCAGCACCTAACAAGTGTCCTGTAAATGATTTAGTAGATGATACAGGAACTTCTTTACCAAGGACAGAAACAATAGCTCCGCTTTCACCTTTCTCATTAGCAGGTGTAGATGTACCATGCGCATTGACATAATCGACATCTTCAGGCTTGATACCCGCTTCATTGATCGCTAATTTAATCGCTTTAGCAGCACCTGAACCATCTGGTGTCGGTGTTGTCATATGGTAGGCATCACAGTTCGAACCGTAACCAACAATTTCAGCTAAAATATTAGCACCACGTTTTTGGGCATGTTCCAAGCTTTCGATGACAAGAACCCCTGCACCTTCACCCATCACAAAACCATTACGGTCTTTGTCAAATGGGATAGATGAACGTTCTGGATCTTCCGTTGTTGAAAGGGCCGTAAGGGCATTAAAACCACCGATACCAATCTTGGTAATTGAAGCTTCAGCACCACCTGCCAAAACAACATCATGCATACCAAATTTAATTTCACGGAAAGCTTCACCAATGGCATCATTAGCAGAAGCACAAGCTGTTGTTACGGATTTACATACCCCTTGAGCCCCAATCTTAAGTGCGATGTTTCCAGCACCCATGTTTGAAAGAGCTTTTGGAATAAACATTGGTTGGATTCTCTTCATCCCACGTTCATGCATCCGGATAATTTGATCTTCCAATTCTTGCAAACCACCGATACCAGATGATACAATCACGCCTACTCGATCACGGTCTTCTTCTTCCATATTCAAGCCTGAATTTTCAATAGCTTCCATCGCAGCATAGATTGCATACAATGAGTAAGTATCCATACGATTTTGATCTTTTTTCACAAAATATTTATCGAATGGGAAATCTTGAATTTCACCAGCATTAAAGACTGGAATTTCAGAAGCATCAAATTTCGTAATGGGCTTGATTCCAATTTTTCCTTCATGAAGGCTATTCCAGAACTCCTCTGGTGTATTTCCGATTGGTGAGGTTACACCGTAACCTGTAACAACAACACGATTTGTAGACATATATATTCTCCTTTTGTCGGATGGATATTTAAGTAAGTGATTTTCGATCAGTAAGCATTCATTATTGCATAGTCATGCCGCCATCAATGGCAATTGTTTGACCAGTTAAATATTCTTGACCTGCCAAGAAAGCCGCAACTTCTGCCACTTCTTCAGCTTGACCAATTCGTTTCATTGGCACTTGAGCTAGCATGGCATCTTTCATTTTCTCTGGAATAGCGTCTGTCATATCTGATTCAATGAAACCAGGTGCAATGGCATTCACACGAACGCCACGAGCCGCAACTTCACGCGCAACGGATTTGGTAAAACCAATCAATCCAGCTTTTGAAGCTGCATAGTTCGCTTGACCAATATTCCCCATTAGACCAACAACAGAGGACATGTTGATAATGGCACCTTGACGCGCCTTAGACATTGGTTTTAAGACAGCTTGTGTCATATTGAAGGCACCAGTCAAGTTGATTTTCAAGACCCGTTCAAAATCTTCTTCAGTCATTTTCAACATCAACTTGTCATTTGTGATGCCAGCGTTATTGACCAAAACATCAACACTCCCAAGCTTTTCAATTGCTTCAGCCACCATACGTTGAGCATCTTCGCCATTCGAAATATCCCCAGAAATACCAACAACAGTCACACCATAGTCAGCAAACTGTGCAAGCAAGTCCTCAGAAATTTCAGAACGTCCATTTAGGACAACATTGGCACCGAGACTCGCAAATTTATGAGCCACAGCCAATCCAATTCCGCGTGTTGAACCTGTTACAAAAACATTTTTATTTTTAAGTTCCATCTTTACCTCGTTTTAAGCATTCAGAAGTGCATCTAGACTAGCCTGATCTTCGACGTTATGAGTTGGAAGAGTTTTATCAATTTTCTTCAAGAATCCTGACAAGACTTTTCCAGGTCCGATCTCGATGACTTCATCTACACCAAAGTCTTGAATCGTAGCAATTGAATCATAGAAACGAACCGGTTCTTTTACTTGACGGGCCAAAAGTGCTTTCACATCTTCTGACTTCATGATAGTAGCTTCTGTATTCCCAACTAAAGGAAGATCAAAATCATTAAATGATACTTTTTCTAGTTCAGCCGCCAATTTTTGACTAGCAGATTCCAGTAAGGCTGTGTGGAATGGACCTGACACATTCAAAGGGATCAAGCGTTTGGCACCTGCTTCCTGCAATAGTTCCACAGCATAGTCCACAGCTGCAACCTCACCACCAATCACAATTTGTGCGGGTGTATTGTAGTTAGCTGGTGTCACTACACCCTTTTCAGATGCTTGTTGACAAATCTCTTCGATCAAACTTGGATCTGTATTCATAACAGCAACCATTTTCCCACTTCCAGCGGGAGCTGCCGTTTCCATGAATTCACCTCGTTTCGCAACCAAAGCTACTGCATCTTCAAACGAAAGAGCTCCAGCCGCAACCAGGGCAGAATATTCCCCCAAAGAGAGGCCGGCAACAATATCAGGAGTGATACCATTTTCTACTAAGAGACGATAAATGGCTACTGACGTTGTCAAAATAGCTGGTTGAGTATAGCGTGTCTGATTCAGTTTTTCTTCGTTAGAATCAATCAATTCACGCAAATCATAACCTAGAATACGACTAGCCGTATCAAATGTCTCTTTAACAACGGGATAAGCCGCATACAAATCGCTCGCCATGCCCAATTTCTGAGCCCCTTGACCAGCAAATAAGAACGCACGTTTTGTCACTATCCTAATCCTTTCGACGTTTTTAGACGTTTACATCTGCCCAACGAGCAGCCTCTCTTTGAATCACCTTGGCTGCACCATAATAGATATCTTCTAGAATTTCAGCACAAGTTTCTTCCTTGCTGACAAGTCCAGCAATTTGACCTGCCATTACAGATCCATTGTCAACATCTCCATCAACAACGGCATTGCGAAGGGCACCTGCTCCTAATTCTTCAATTTCTTCTTGAGTCTTCTTACCTGCCAAGAAATCTTTTTCAGCTTGGTTATAGGCAGAAGCCAATTTATTCTTGATCGCACGAACAGGGTGTCCAACAACTGATGCTGAAACTACCGTATCAATATCTTTCGCTTTCAAGATTTTATTCTTAAAGTTTTGGTGAGCATTAGATTCTTTAGCAACCACGAAACGAGTTCCCACCTGAACAGCTTCGGCACCTAACATAAAGACAGCTGCAGCACCAGCACCATCAGCGACACCTCCAGCACCAATTACTGGAATAGAAACAGCTTCAACCACTTGACGAACCAAGGTCATAGTCGTCAATTTACCAATGTGACCTCCAGCTTCCATTCCTTCTGCAATCATTGCATCGGCACCCAATTTTTCCATCCGTTTTGCAAGGGCAACAGATGGAACAACAGGAATGACAGTGATCCCTGCTTCATGGAAACGATCCATGTATTTCCCAGGATTTCCAGCTCCAGTTGTAACAACTTTTACACCTTCTTCAATCACCAGGTCAACAATGTCATCCGCGAATGGGGACAAAAGCATGATATTTACACCAAAAGGCTTATCTGTAATAGACTTCACCTTATCAATGTTAGCCTTTACAACTTCTTTTGGAGCGTTCCCGCCACCAATGATTCCAAGACCACCGGCGTTTGATACTGCTCCAGCCAAGTCACCATCAGCGACCCATGCCATCCCACCTTGGAAGATTGGATATTTAATATTCAATAGTTCAGTAATTCGTGTTTGCATTATACCTACCTCTTTTTTCGCTTAAGTAATAGTTTGAGTTTAAAAGATTGTTTCTTTGAGCCTCAAACTATTACCTAAACAAGAGAGAATATCTTTCGATACTCTCATCTATCATTATTTTGTTTTTTCTTCTACGTAAGCGACAAGGTCACCAACTGTAGACAACCCTTCTTCAGTTTCGATTTGGATGTCAAAAGCATCTTCAATTTCAGAGATAACTTGGAACAAATCCAATGAATCTGCTTCTAAATCTTCGAATGTAGATTCAAGAGTTACTTCTGATGGTTCTTTACCAAGTTCTTCAACGATAATTTCTTGTACTTTTTCAAATACTGCCATAATAGGCCTCCTTAAAAAATAATATATAAATTTTTAAAATGTGTTTCCACATGTTTAACTAGATTGTAACAAGAAGTGTGCCCCATGTCAAACCTCCACCGAATCCTGTCAGAAGAATTTTTTGACTTCCATCCATCTTGATTCGATGATTCTCGACACACTCCGATAATAGAATGGGGATACTAGCAGCACTAGTGTTCCCATATTCCATCATATTTGCTGGGATTTTCTCTCTAGAGACACCCAGTTTTTTTGACATCTTATCTAACATTCGGTCATTCGCCTGGTGTAACAGAAAATAGTCAATCTCTTCTGCTTCCATAGAGGCGTCTACTATAATTTTTTGAATACTTTTCGTGACATCACGAATGGCAAAATCAAAAACTGCCCGTCCATCCATTGTCAGATATCTTCGATCAAAAACGTCATCTGAATAAGGGGAAGACAGACCCAAATAGCAAGACTCAAGACTAGCACCTCGGCTACCATCTGTAAAAAGATTCTCAGCCAAAAACGATTTTTGATCGCTTGCTTCAAGCAAGACACCACCAGCTCCATCTCCAAAAAGGACTGAAGTGGAACGGTCTGACCAGTCTAATACTTTTGAAAGCGTCTCACTACCGATCACAATTCCTCGCCGGTACATACCTGAAGAAATGTATTTTTCAGCAGTGGCTAATGCAAATACAAATCCGCTACATGCTGCAGTCAGATCAAAGGCAAAAGCTCGAGAAGCTCCAATATTAGCTTGTACCCGGGCTGCAGTTGATGGCATTAAGCTATCTGGTGTAATCGTAGCAACAACGATGAAATCAATTTCCTCAGCATCTAAGTTTGCTTTTGCTAATAATCTTTGTGCAACAATTGTTGCTAGATCACTTGTCGTCTCATCTTTTGAAATGTGACGCCGAAGGATACCTGTCCGACTACTGATCCATTCATCACTTGTATCCATGATCTCAGCCAAATCATCATTTGATACGACTTGGTCAGGTGCATAATGAGCAACTTGACTAATTTTAGCAAAGACCATTATTTAATTTCCTCCAAGAAACGATACAGATTTTGCAATCCTTATTGCATCACTTTCTTCTCTTCGGGACTCATATCTCCAATAATCTGGTTGACCATCCGTTTATGGAATTGCTGATGAAGACGATAAAGTAGACGACCGTTCTTCGTTAAACTCAAGTGTACAACCCGACGATCAACTTCCGATCTTCTTCTTTCGATATACCCTTTGCGCTCAAGATTATTCAAACTTGTCGTGACAGTCCCCAAAGTCACCATCAACTCCCGTGAAATATCACTCGGGGTTGCATTCGGTGTCGAACCAATCACATCGATCGTATGCATTTCTTTAATAGAAACATCTTTGAATCGACTTGCTCTTAGGCTCGACTCCTCAATAACCAAAACATTATTAAAGATGGATGTTAAATAGTCGTTAACTAATTGGTAATTCAAAACTCCACCTCCTAATTTTACTTTGATAGTCAAATTTTATCAAAAATGAAAATAATTTGCAAGCATTTTTTCACAAAACATAGAAAAATTACAAATTTATTTTCCTTTAAATTGTGGCCGACGTTTCTCAGAGTAGGCAATAACCCCTTCCTTGAAATCTTCTGTAAATGCTAGTTTCTTTTGCAAATCCAATTCAAGACCCGCATATTGGTCCCATTCTTTCAAGAATGCTTCCCAAACCATTTCTTTCATGGCAGCATAAGAATTTGAAGATCCTCTTCTTAATTTTTTAAGCAATTGCTCAACTGTTTTATCGAGTCTTTCAGATTCACAAACACGATAAGCTAGACCATAATCAAATGCCTTTTCAGCAGTCAAGGCTTCACCCGTCATTACTAAATGAGTAGCCCGAGACATGCCAATGGCTTTTCCTAACAAGAATAACCCACCCGCATCCGGTGCTAAACCAACCCCAACAAAGGCTTGGATAAATTTAGTACGATCACTAATAATACAAAAATCAACAGCTACTGCAATGTTAGCAGCTGCTCCAGCAACCGCTCCATCTGCCATCATAATAACCGGTTTTGGCAATTGCTTGATTTTCTTTGAAATCGTATTAACTAATTCGGCAATTAAAACAAGAGACTCGATGTCATCCGCATCGACTGCTCGTTTCATTTCGCTTAAATCTCCACCAACTGAAAAGATTTTCCCTTCTGCTGATAGAATAATGAATTTTACTTCCTCATTTTTTTCTGCATCTTCCAGGGCAGCTAAAATTTCCTGACACATTGGAATGTTAAAACCATTGGATACTTCAGGACGATTTAAAGAGATTGTCGCGAGGTCGTTTTCGACAGAATACAAAATTGTTTCAAACATCACAGACTCCTTTTGTTTAAATATAAAATATTTTGATATTAAAACTTTTGAATTATAACATATCATACCACAAAAAAGTAAAATAGTAAAATATATCTATAAGATGTAACAAAATTGTAAAATTTGAATAATTACAATTTCTCTCCTCTACAGAATCAATTATTTTATGCCCTATCTGTAAATACATTGTATCAATAACTGAACTTTGATATAATGTATTAATGAAACTATTAAGGAGAAAATATGAAAGTAACTAAATTCGGTGGAAGTTCTCTAGCATCAGCTTCTCAATTAAAAAAAGTACTTGATATCATTAAAGATGATCCAGAAAG of Streptococcus sp. S5 contains these proteins:
- the serS gene encoding serine--tRNA ligase, whose translation is MLDIKRIRTDFDTVAKKLATRGVDAAILNEMKEIDAKRRDILVKVENLKAERNTVSAEIAQAKRNKENADDKIAAMQTLSAEVKALDTELAEIDAKLTEFTTTLPNIPADSVPVGADEDDNVEVRRWGTPREFDFEPKAHWDLGEDLDILDWERGAKVTGARFLFYKGLGARLERAIYNFMLDEHGKEGYTEVIPPYMVNHDSMFGTGQYPKFKEDTFELSDTNYVLIPTAEVPLTNYYRDEILDGKDLPIYFTAMSPSFRSEAGSAGRDTRGLIRLHQFHKVEMVKFAKPEESYDELEKMVVNAENILQKLNLPYRVVALSTGDMGFSAAKTYDLEVWIPAQNTYREISSCSNTEDFQARRAQIRYRDEADGKVKLLHTLNGSGLAVGRTVAAILENYQNEDGSVTIPEVLRPYMGGAEVIAPK
- a CDS encoding acetyl-CoA carboxylase carboxyl transferase subunit alpha codes for the protein MSKITQIIKEARDQGRLTALDFAQGIFDDFIELHGDRNFRDDGAVIGGIGRLGDQTVTVVGIQKGKNLQDNLKRNFGQPHPEGYRKALRLMKQAEKFGRPVVTFINTAGAYPGVGAEERGQGEAIARNLMEMSDLKVPIIAIIIGEGGSGGALALAVADKVWMLENSIYAVLSPEGFASILWKDGSRAMEAAELMKITSHELLNMDIVDKVIPEHGFSNGELLAQVKKELQEELKVLQAVPLEDLLEQRYQRFRKY
- the accD gene encoding acetyl-CoA carboxylase, carboxyltransferase subunit beta, whose translation is MALFSKKDKYIRINPNRSAWKEPQPKPEVPDELFSQCPGCKHTIYQKDLGSERVCPNCGYTFRISAKERLALTVDPASFEEMFTGIETTDPLNFPNYKKKLAAVREMTGLDEAVLTGTALIKGQKVALGIMDSNFIMASMGSVVGEKITRLFEFATKEKLPVVLFTASGGARMQEGIVSLMQMAKISAAVQHHSKEKLFYLTVLTDPTTGGVTASFAMEGDIIMAESQALVGFAGRRVIESTVREKLPDDFQKAEFLQEHGFVDLIVERSQIRATVGQLLALHGGKHE
- a CDS encoding acetyl-CoA carboxylase biotin carboxylase subunit; the encoded protein is MFRKILIANRGEIAVRIIRAARELGIETVAVYSTADKEALHTLLADEAVCIGPAKSTESYLNMSAVLSAAVLTGAEAIHPGFGFLSENSKFATMCEEVGIKFIGPSAKVMDLMGDKINARKQMIKAGVPVIPGSDGEVYTAEEALEIAERIGYPVMLKASAGGGGKGIRKVEKPEDLVAAFESASSEAQAAFGNGAMYMERVIYPARHIEVQILADQHGHVIHLGERDCSLQRNNQKVLEESPSIAIGKTLRDRIGSAAVRAAESVGYENAGTIEFLYDEGKGEFYFMEMNTRVQVEHPVTEFVTGVDIVKEQIKIAAGQELSVTQEDIVIKGHAIECRINAENPSFNFAPSPGKITNLYLPSGGVGLRVDSAVYPGYTIPPYYDSMIAKIIVHGENRFDALMKMQRALYELEIDGVTTNSSFQLDLISDSHVIAGDYDTAFLMEQFLPNYNKE
- the fabZ gene encoding 3-hydroxyacyl-ACP dehydratase FabZ; amino-acid sequence: MTIDINAIREALPHRYPMLLVDRVLETSEDTIVAIKNVTINEPFFNGHFPQYPVMPGVLIMEALAQTAGVLELSKPENKGKLVFYAGMDKVKFKKQVVPGDQLVMTATFVKRRGTIAVVEAKAEVDGKLAASGTLTFAIGN
- the accB gene encoding acetyl-CoA carboxylase biotin carboxyl carrier protein — protein: MNISEIKDLLAQFDASTLREFSYKNNGEELNLSKNQTSSVAATPVAPAVEVVATPQTPVVAPVVEAPATPAVAAEPVAAPAQAAEGDVVESPLVGVAYLSPAPDKPAFVSVGDKVTKGQTLLIIEAMKVMNEVPAPKDGVVTEILVTNEEMVEFGKGLVRIK
- the fabF gene encoding beta-ketoacyl-ACP synthase II, translated to MSTNRVVVTGYGVTSPIGNTPEEFWNSLHEGKIGIKPITKFDASEIPVFNAGEIQDFPFDKYFVKKDQNRMDTYSLYAIYAAMEAIENSGLNMEEEDRDRVGVIVSSGIGGLQELEDQIIRMHERGMKRIQPMFIPKALSNMGAGNIALKIGAQGVCKSVTTACASANDAIGEAFREIKFGMHDVVLAGGAEASITKIGIGGFNALTALSTTEDPERSSIPFDKDRNGFVMGEGAGVLVIESLEHAQKRGANILAEIVGYGSNCDAYHMTTPTPDGSGAAKAIKLAINEAGIKPEDVDYVNAHGTSTPANEKGESGAIVSVLGKEVPVSSTKSFTGHLLGAAGAVEAIATIEAIRHSFVPKTAGTKELSDYIEANVVYGEGQEADIQYAISNTFGFGGHNAVLAFKRWEG
- the fabG gene encoding 3-oxoacyl-[acyl-carrier-protein] reductase, coding for MELKNKNVFVTGSTRGIGLAVAHKFASLGANVVLNGRSEISEDLLAQFADYGVTVVGISGDISNGEDAQRMVAEAIEKLGSVDVLVNNAGITNDKLMLKMTEEDFERVLKINLTGAFNMTQAVLKPMSKARQGAIINMSSVVGLMGNIGQANYAASKAGLIGFTKSVAREVAARGVRVNAIAPGFIESDMTDAIPEKMKDAMLAQVPMKRIGQAEEVAEVAAFLAGQEYLTGQTIAIDGGMTMQ
- the fabD gene encoding ACP S-malonyltransferase, producing the protein MTKRAFLFAGQGAQKLGMASDLYAAYPVVKETFDTASRILGYDLRELIDSNEEKLNQTRYTQPAILTTSVAIYRLLVENGITPDIVAGLSLGEYSALVAAGALSFEDAVALVAKRGEFMETAAPAGSGKMVAVMNTDPSLIEEICQQASEKGVVTPANYNTPAQIVIGGEVAAVDYAVELLQEAGAKRLIPLNVSGPFHTALLESASQKLAAELEKVSFNDFDLPLVGNTEATIMKSEDVKALLARQVKEPVRFYDSIATIQDFGVDEVIEIGPGKVLSGFLKKIDKTLPTHNVEDQASLDALLNA